From Osmerus mordax isolate fOsmMor3 chromosome 7, fOsmMor3.pri, whole genome shotgun sequence:
gtgtatgtgaggtgtgtgtacatatgaatgcgtgtgtctgaggtgtgtatatatatgaatgtgtgtgtgtacaggctgcagcagtgtgacGTGTGGGGTCAGTGTGAGGTGCTGAGGGTTCTGCAGCGCTACCAGCCGTCCAGTGAGGAGGAGCTGTTTGACATCCTGTCAGTGCTGGACCCCTCCCTgctcagcccccacccccccctggtGGCCGCCACCCTGGCCCTCTTCCTCGGCCTGTGCTCCTCGCTCCCGGCCGCGGGTGTGTCGGCGCTGGAGCGCGCACAAGGCCCCCTGCTGGCCGCATGTGGAAGCTCCTGCCGGGAAATGAGGTTCTCTGCTCTCTGCcacatccaggtgtgtgtgtgtctgtgtgtgtgtctgtgtgtgtgtgtacaaacagaacactagggtgtgtgtgtgtgtgtgtctttcataAACAACACCAAGATGTGTCCTAATAAGGCCATGGAGACATGAAGAATAGCTCCCTTTGTTTTTTACCTGgaatatttctgtgtgtgtacagtgtgtgtgtacagtgtgtgtgtacagtgtgtgtgtgtgtacagtgtgtgtgtacagtgtgtgtgtacctgatgcACCCTGGAAAAACCCTGCTTCTGGGCTgtaatctctccctccctccccctctctctgcagcctCTTTCACTGCTCtgttggatttgaacctgctacCTCCaattcacttcctcctcccccccaaacTAAATAATATGTGTGTATAATATTAATGTACGTGTATGTAATGTATAATTTGACAGTACGTGTGCGCTGTGTGATATTACTGCTGGGTGTTTTGCAGCTCCTGATGCGGTCTGCTCCAGGCCTCATGGGGGCGCACTTCAAGCGCTTCTTCTGCAGCTACGCGGAGCCGGCCTACATCAAGCAGAGGAAGATGCAGGTCAGAACACAGCCTGATTTGATCTGAGCTTGTGATTGGTTGATAGATGTCACATGTCACATGATTCCATCCTGTGGTTGTTCGTGTGTTCTAACCTCTAAGAAACAGAACATTTCATTTACAAAGACAagcattttaaatgttttagtaCTACCTGATTGATTAacaagcgtgtgtgtttttaggTCCTGGTGGAGCTGGTGAATGATGAGAATGTGTCTCTGGTTCTGGATGAACTGAAGGGGCACTGTACTGATGTCAACCCTGACACTGCCCACGCTGCCATCACTGCTataggtacacactcacacaaccctgACACTGCCCACGCTGCCATCACTGCTataggtacacactcacacaaccctgACACTGCCCATACAGACCACACATACAGCttttaagagagtgtgtgtgtgtgtgtgtgtgtgtgtgtgtgtgtgtgtgtgtgtgtgtgtgtgtgcaggtcgtATCGGGCGCTCCTACAGTGACAGGTGTCTGGACATTCTCACTGACTTGCTGAGACTGAAACAGGAACACATTACCtctggtgagaacacacacactcacgtgcacacacgcacactcacgcgcacacactcacgcacacactcacactctcaggTAAGTGCGCCCTGTAATGGCAGAAtactagtggcactgtgtagataatagtcaagagatggcggtttcaataaatttattttgcttgtacaaattaagaattaacaaagtactttgtgatcagtcataacgaaggaggtgctagccacaggtcgttcgcaagagtgatgaagaacaaccctaaaaccctgccttatataaactttagatcaaatggttcttctgatggtcaatccatcaatgtagcaaactctgtgattggtcagcactgctcagtgacagtttgactccataccaagtgtcccacagttctttgatgtggcatctctccccaaaccagtagatactaaagccacagaagttgatcagtcaaatggtcaactgtcctttgtgtgggcatcttcaaacaagtatttaattaacaccatccatgcaacaggaagggccagagcagcttgatcagttctcagctgtctcttcctccccaggtgacaagaactctcccaggtcacccagacttcccgtccctagacttcacgtctcctagttaggtgtgcacatctgccaaatgagttgaatcaactttcactgtatcaagcttcttaaccaacttttagacttcccttaaaacacattcctcatatataaaacacacacattataactgtattccaaatttccaccacagccCCTGTCCTACACTAAGTGTGTGTTGGGCCCAGGTTTATTGGGGGTTGGTTTTGATGTGTCCCCAGCGGTGGTGCAGACCCTCGGGGACCTGGTGTGGACGTGTCCTCAGAGCAGCTCAGCTGTGTGTTCAGCCCTGGAGGGCTGGGAAGACACACTGCTGGACACGCAGGTCAGAACGaccgctgctctcctcctctcttctcctcctcccttcttctcctttcttctcctctcctctcctccatcctacacacctcctctcctcctcgctccatcctacgcacctcctctcctcctcgctccatcctacgcacctcctctcctcctcgctccatcctacgcacctcctctcctcctcgctccatcCTACGCACCTCCTCGCTCCAtcctacacacctcctctcctcctcgctccatcctacacaccccctctcctcctcgctccatcctacacacctcctctcctcctcgctccatcctacacacctcctctcctcctcgctccatcctacgcacctcctctcctcctcgctccatcctacgctcctcctcgctccatcctacgcacctcctctcctcctcgctccatcctacacacctcctctcctcctcgctccatcctacacacctcctctcctcctcctcatctctatctctctgtctccccctgtctctccagggCAGGCAGGCCTTGCTGTGGCTGCTGGGGGTGTACGGGGAGCATGTGAGCGGCGCCCCCTACCTGCTGGAGGGCCAGATCGACGGGCTGCggagcgaggtgtgtgtggaggtgaaaaTGGAgctgctcacctccaccctcaggcTGTTCCTCTACAGACCCGCAGAGACACAGGACATGCTGGGGCGCCTGCTGCACTACTGCATGGgtaggacagggagaggaaggtgtgtgtttgtgacttgcatgtgtgtgtctgtgtgtaccttgtgtgtgtgtgatctgtgtgtgtaatgtgtgtttgtgtgtgtaatctgtgtgtgacgtgtgtgtgttccagaggaggagacagacatgTGTGTACGTGACCAGGCTGCGCTGTACTACCGACTGTTGCATTGTGGGATAGACGAAACCCGTCGGGTCCTCCAGGGACGGAGGTCGGATCCCTCTCTGGGCGTTCTGATTGGTCGGCCCTCCGAGCCTGTTAGCCAGTGGGCTGGCAGCTTTAACACCCTGGCACCGTTGTGCCTGAGAGCTGTAGTTCCAGAACCAGCCACTGGGGGCTGCCCTGAGCAGAGCCCTCCAACCCCCAACCTTGACCTCCGAACTCTGACCCCCTGCCCTGGTgagacacccccccctccctttgaggtggttctgtatgtgtgtagatcAACACtaatcaatctctctctctccccctctctccccctctctccccctccctgctctctctctcctcctgccccccctctctccacagttCCACCCCCAGCTGAAGACATGGCTCAGCTTCatcatgatgatgaggatgatgaggatgaagatggtggtggtgaagcctctctgtccctgtctccctcgCTGAGCCCGGAGCAGTTTGAGCAGCActggctgcaggaggaggtgtgtgtggaggtgtgtgtgggctgccCCGCGGCCCTcgctcccccctccagcctgcagGCGGCGCTGCAGCTGGTCAACATCCACACCCTGGCCTTCACTCCGCCACACACACGGCCCTGGAGGGtctacctgtacacacacacctcgcacacacacctggaacacacacctcacactctcatACTTGGGGAGTTGCTGtgtaccagagagagggaggagagagggggagagggggaagaggagggggtgagaggggaggagggggtgaggaggggggaagagggagagaaggaggaaggggtgcggagggaagagagggaggtgtggaggggagaaagggaggaggagggggtgagggtgattgTAAAGCAGCAACCGAAACATGAAGAGGCTCTTAAAGTGTTTTTGTCAGTCCTCAcaacagtactacacactgtctccatggagacaacTTGACTACACTCACTGTCTCCTTGGAGACAACTTGACTACACTcactgtctccatggagacaacTTGACTACACACACTTGCAGCTATTGAGACAGAAAGTAAAAATATAGAGAGAagttttaattacatttaataAATTAAGTGGTTTCAGCATAATCCTCACCCTGTGTTTTCTTATTGTGTGTTTGGTGACAGTAAAGAATTTATTAAAAATTTTCAACTTCTCCGTATACCTTGCATATTTAGCATCTAGCTACAACGTAGCGTGACTGCAGCATCCACAAATCACATCCCAGGATTATCCACCAGTGCAGCAGTTTAGGAGTTACTCAATGTTTCGGCACTAATTTCAAtgttattttatatttacatttagtcatttagtagacactcttatccagagcgacttacagtaaggtaACATAACCTCGCCTGGGGGTTATGTTACCCTACATAGCAGAGACGGCGGGCAGACAGGTGAATGTagaagctaggttatgctataTAGCAGAGACAGCGGGCCTCTGCTGACAGGTGAGGATAGAAGTGCACATTTTTCTTAATTGAGGGGCGTGGTCTCAGGCTGATGCAAGGTAGAGAGCGCGGCTTCACGAACCAGTTTACCCCACTTGATGATTGTGCGATAATGGAATGTTGCTTAACCGGATTTTTATATTACGAAAAAAGAAGCTTGACAGGCGATGCAGCACTGTGTCCGTGAAAAATTGGCATTACTGAAAACGAACGCACATTTTTGAAAAACAGGTAGGCTATATTCAGTTCAACTTAAAGATGTTTTTGAAAGTTAAAACGCATTTTAGCGTTTTGGATATTAACACGCCAAAATTAGGCTATTCATTCTAAGCGATAGCCTACTATCTTTTGGAGTTGTGACTTGTAGCCTAACCCAGTGATAACATGAATGTAGCCTAATTCTGACGAGAGACAGAATTGAAGAACAGTAGAAGATCATTTTGACTTGTTTGACATTTCATACCAGTCACTTATTTTGTGGTAGGCCTACTTCGTTTCATGCCTAGTCTTGGTAGTCTATATAGTTTAGTAAAATACAAGATTATTGACAAATGACGCACGGCGAGGCTGAAGTTGGTTTCCGTATAACTGCGGAGTAGAAGCCATAATCACTCGTGCGTGTCAGATAAAAGCTCTGTTGTGAAGAAAAATACAGGAAGTTCAATAAATTAAAGTGTAATTCTAAGGTGTGGTTGTGTATATGTGATTCTTTTGTAGGTTAACTGAAGTGAAAATCACATTTAATTGTTtctttaggtgtgtgtgcgtatttgcATTTCTGTGATGCTACGATATGAAATGTTTACAGAAAGGGACTGGAGGTTTAATCGGTGTTTGTCGTTGTGTTTAGCAAAGGGGAACTACCGAGACGTtgtaatatatttatattactgttgcttgctttttttccacaggtacacttgcacttatagctgttcatgttgtttggttgtgacttgtttaactacatgctcttatggttcttccctttggcacttactttggttgttcacaatgtgtgcttcatgttttggctactcgcgatgctttttggctatcttgttgttatgatcagtgacctatgcactttgtaaagctctctcttggaagtcgctttggataaaagcgtctgctaaatgaataaatgtaaatgtaaatatttgtattattactTTAACCATTCATTTTGGCAGACCTTTTTATTCAAATAACTTTTCTAGAGAGATTTGAATCCGCGagatcttgatctgcagtcaaatgctctaccctcGGAACTAGACTCACCCTTCCACGTGCCCAAAACTAATATTGAATACATTTACTTACAGCATGCTTATGTTTATTAATTGATTCACACGGTGAATGTGAAGGCTTAGAAACAGCACATCAATTTATCTTTAATGTTTGCAAACACAGAAGACGGTCTCTATAGAAACAATGTTCCAACAGGCTTCACACACCATCCTGCTCTCCTCATCATCAATTTCAAAGTCCAATGATTGTCTACATAGCAGATAGATGTGTGATATGTTCCTATCAATCACATTAATGAGGGCATGCTGTTAGCCAACCTACCCCAGACCAGGTCAGATCAGACCACTAAACAAGCATTCTGAATAATTACTGCATTCatgacagttacacacacacacacacacacacacacacacacagacatggaggcatgcaaacacacacaaaggctgtgtacagggacattaacgtgtttgtgtatgtgtggtaagGGAGATGCATTTTCGAAGGCACAGGAATCTTACTGTTGTTACCGTGGTGGTGTTTCTGGTCCTCATCACCATCTTGTACATCTCTGGGCCAAAGGACATTGACACGGTGAGACAAAACGAACACGCACACTCATGGAAGTTTGTATTGCTATTTTTGTGGGGACTCACAAATCGTTCACATTCAAAATCCTGTTTTCCCTAAACCAAAAACCTAACTTGAACCCTAAATCGAAACCCAACCATAGCTCCTaatgctaattgtaaaactatCCCTAACTCAAATCCTTAATGTAATTATAACCTTAAGACCACTAAAAAACCCTAGAAATATCACCTGTGAGGATCAAGAAAATTGTATTtttcttgtatttgtatttgtctTGAGGGATCATTTCCATGAGCAGCTAATCatgtccacattctcacaccctcccctctcctcccctcccctctcctctcctctcagtcatGGTGCTGTGTTGAGGTGAGGCCCCTCCAGGCTCGCTCCGCCTCCTTCACCAACATCACCCAAGTGAGTCTGCTCACAGCAAAGGTCTAATGATGAccgatgcctgtgtgtgtgtctaacgtgtgtgtgtgtgtgtgtgtgtgtgtccaggggaaCTTGAGTGTTCCTCCCCTGCAGCCAGAGTCATGGGTGGATCAGGGAGACTATCTACCAATCAGAGTGTCGTACACCCTGCTGGCTGGAATGCCCCCCACAGAgaagagtgagacacacacatatgtatatacacatgcacattacacacacacacaacctcaggaatgtgtgtgtacctttctccAGAGTTCCTAACGGTGGGGCTGTCGTCTGTGAGGCGTAAGAATGGCAGCTACCTGCTTGCCACTCTGCACTCCAtcttctcccagtcctccagcaccGAGCGCAGCTccctgctggtggtgctgctgctggctgaCTTCGATGCCCAGTGGAGGGCCTCCACGCTGGGGCAGATCACGGCCGAGTTCTCCCCCCAGCTGGAGCTAGGACAGCTACTGGTTATACATGCACCCCAGCGCTACTACCCCActctcacaggtacacacacacacacacacacacacacacacacacacacacacacacacacacacacacacacacaccctcctgactactctcctctccaggtatAAAGAGGAACTTCGGCGACGCCCCAGACAGAGTGATATTCCGCTCCAAGCAGAACGTGGACTACTCCTTCCTGCTGCTCTACAGCGCCCCCTGGAGCCGCTTCTACCTCATGCTGGAGGACGACGTCGACTGCAGTCACAACTTCCTGTCCGTCATAAGGGGGCATATCCGGGATCAGGAAGCCAAGGCTGTCGCCTGGACGACACTGGAGTTCTCGTCGTTGGGGTACATCGGTAAACTCTACCGCTcagcccacctccctctcttggctcgcttcctcttcctgttctacCAGGAAATGCCCTGCGACTTCCTGATGAGTCACTTCCGGGTTCTGCTGGTGAACCAGAGGGAGGCAATCTTGTTCAAGCCGTCCCTGTTCCAGCACACTGGCACGTTCTCCTCCTTCAGGGGAACCCACAACAATCTGAAGGACAAGGACTTCCAACTCGAGCCGCTGTCCCACAACCCCCACGCCACCGTGTTCTCAGACATCCCGGCGTACAAAGACCACCTGCCCGGCCACGCCTACCTCCCAACCGACTCGCACTTCTTCTGGGGACGGGCGCCGTCATCGGGGAACCACCTGACCGTCATCCTGACCAATCCCGTGGTGGTGAGAGGCGTTACCGTGGAGACGGGGTTGGAGGGCAAGGACCTGCTGGCGTCGGCGGTGGTGGAGCTGGGTCGCGCCCCCGAGGGGGAGATATGTCGGACCTTTGACCCCCCGCTGGGGGAGATAGGTCCTGACGGACGCTTTGAGAAACAGGATGTGGAAGAGATTCAGGGCTCCGCCTCTTCCTGTGTGCGGATCCGGGTCACCGCCAACCAGAAGGACTGGGTCATTATCCGGGTGATCAGGATTCgcacggaggagagggggctgggtgagggggggcagggtgaaggGGGGCAGGAATTGGAGTTCTGGTGAACATGTAGACACATACCCTAACCCTACTCTGCCCTTCACCTAGTGGGATAATGGATCACTTTTATATCTCAAACCTTTTACAGTACACTGTGTGATTTGTTCCCAGCAGTAAAGTGTAATCTACTGTTTGCTGTTGTTTTGATTGTGTTTcagacactacacacacaaccatacacacacacacaaccctacaccctccaagttggactattgcaactctctgctcgctggtctcccagcatgtgcaacccgccctcttcagaggattcagaacgcggcggcccgcctggtctacaatctacccagacgctcccatgttaccccgctcctcatctctctccactggctacctatcatggcccgtatcagattcaagtccctggtattgaccttccgagcagtgaacgggactgcacccgtctacatcaagtctctcctgcagccttacacccccacccgccacctacggtcttcttcagacaaccgcctggtggtcccaccgctcaagaccgcccggtcccaacacaagctcttctcctgtctggccccccagtggtggaatcaactccccacctccatcagagacactgactgtctctccaccttcaagaaaaggctcaagacgcacttgttccgggagtacaacggtacttaggaacggttcgcttgacccgatgttagtttcctcaaggatcacaatgactcttgcttagagacttgttgctcttgtggttagtggtaactgatttaaatttttggttctcgctgtgatatattgttttattactgttgcttgcttttttccacaggtacacttgcacttatagctgttcatgttgtttggttgtgacttgtttaacccttgtgttatcttcgggtctttctgacccatcagtcattgtgacccaccttcgtattgcgacaaatttacctcatacaaaaacaaagtgaagcattttcttttaactgtcgggctgtctcagaacccccacat
This genomic window contains:
- the LOC136945973 gene encoding alpha-1,3-mannosyl-glycoprotein 4-beta-N-acetylglucosaminyltransferase C-like, with translation MHFRRHRNLTVVTVVVFLVLITILYISGPKDIDTSWCCVEVRPLQARSASFTNITQGNLSVPPLQPESWVDQGDYLPIRVSYTLLAGMPPTEKKFLTVGLSSVRRKNGSYLLATLHSIFSQSSSTERSSLLVVLLLADFDAQWRASTLGQITAEFSPQLELGQLLVIHAPQRYYPTLTGIKRNFGDAPDRVIFRSKQNVDYSFLLLYSAPWSRFYLMLEDDVDCSHNFLSVIRGHIRDQEAKAVAWTTLEFSSLGYIGKLYRSAHLPLLARFLFLFYQEMPCDFLMSHFRVLLVNQREAILFKPSLFQHTGTFSSFRGTHNNLKDKDFQLEPLSHNPHATVFSDIPAYKDHLPGHAYLPTDSHFFWGRAPSSGNHLTVILTNPVVVRGVTVETGLEGKDLLASAVVELGRAPEGEICRTFDPPLGEIGPDGRFEKQDVEEIQGSASSCVRIRVTANQKDWVIIRVIRIRTEERGLGEGGQGEGGQELEFW
- the ap4b1 gene encoding AP-4 complex subunit beta-1, whose translation is MPYLGGEETVREIRRALANPNVQSDHLRYRNTILRVIRLMSQGVDVSGVFSEMVKACASVDVVQKKLVYVFLVSYASTTPDLSLLVINTLRKDCQDPNPMVRSLALRNMTNLRLPGLMEYVEQPLSAGLRDRAACVRRVAVLGWAKIHNLQPNTGIDASIVNELYGLLRDSDPVVMVNCLRALEEILRDEGGVAINKPIAHHLLNRLQQCDVWGQCEVLRVLQRYQPSSEEELFDILSVLDPSLLSPHPPLVAATLALFLGLCSSLPAAGVSALERAQGPLLAACGSSCREMRFSALCHIQLLMRSAPGLMGAHFKRFFCSYAEPAYIKQRKMQVLVELVNDENVSLVLDELKGHCTDVNPDTAHAAITAIGRIGRSYSDRCLDILTDLLRLKQEHITSAVVQTLGDLVWTCPQSSSAVCSALEGWEDTLLDTQGRQALLWLLGVYGEHVSGAPYLLEGQIDGLRSEVCVEVKMELLTSTLRLFLYRPAETQDMLGRLLHYCMEEETDMCVRDQAALYYRLLHCGIDETRRVLQGRRSDPSLGVLIGRPSEPVSQWAGSFNTLAPLCLRAVVPEPATGGCPEQSPPTPNLDLRTLTPCPVPPPAEDMAQLHHDDEDDEDEDGGGEASLSLSPSLSPEQFEQHWLQEEVCVEVCVGCPAALAPPSSLQAALQLVNIHTLAFTPPHTRPWRVYLYTHTSHTHLEHTPHTLILGELLCTREREERGGEGEEEGVRGEEGVRRGEEGEKEEGVRREEREVWRGEREEEGVRVIVKQQPKHEEALKVFLSVLTTVLHTVSMETT